CATGGTTGATCGTATATTATCCATTCCCTCCATTGTCTTCCTGACTGACTGTTGTCCAACCAATGCTGCATCTTCACTAACCTTTTCCGATAAGAGCGCCGCTTTTTTTGCACTCTCCTCAACAGTTCCAATGGATAAGTTAATTTCCTGCACTGTCAAGACGGTTCTTTCTGCGGAGTCTGCAAGGATATCAGCGTGATCTGCGATTTGCTTAATAGATGCCGACATTTCAAGAATTGCAGATGACGTTTCCTCCACAGACGACTCAAGCACCTCGGTATTATCAGCTACCGCTTTTATTGTAGATTCCATTTCAAGAATTGCTGAAGATGATGACATGACGCTGGTAGACAACATGTCAATACTATCCGCCACATCCCGTATTGATGTATTTATACCATTTATTGAATCAGATATCTTTTCTATAGATTGTGACTGTTTTTTTGCCCCCTCACTCACGTTGTTTGAGCTCAGGCTGATACGGTGCGACGCAAAAACTACATGTTTTGATGCATCCTGAACACTCTTTAACATGTCTTTCAGGCTGCCAACCATCTTTTTAAATGAATTTCCAAGGACACCAATTTCATCACTGGACACTATATCAATTGAATGGCTGAAATCTCCTTCAGCTACAATCGTGACCGCCCCTGCCATATCCAGAATCGGTCTGATAATCATTTTCACAAAGGCGGATGCTATGCCAATAGACAGCAATATTATCACTGCGGTAATGAATATGCTTACTATCAGTGTGTTTCTTAACTCAGCATTCAGAGAACTAAGAGATACACCTAGTCTTACAGACCCGGCAATATCATTATTAGCCTCCCCATCCATTGAAGAAACTCCTTTTTTAACTACTGGAACAACGATGTCATAAAAAGAATTACCTTTTCCAATCGTCATCAAAGAAACCTTATTTTCAAGGTGGACATAACTATCTGCAGGAGAGAAGGGTTTAACAATTTTTCTCGCA
This DNA window, taken from Nitrospirota bacterium, encodes the following:
- a CDS encoding HAMP domain-containing protein — protein: MAEALAYNAVFGISMEDSEILSILIEGVINRKDIAYVIIYNSQGRELAYRDPLNARKIVKPFSPADSYVHLENKVSLMTIGKGNSFYDIVVPVVKKGVSSMDGEANNDIAGSVRLGVSLSSLNAELRNTLIVSIFITAVIILLSIGIASAFVKMIIRPILDMAGAVTIVAEGDFSHSIDIVSSDEIGVLGNSFKKMVGSLKDMLKSVQDASKHVVFASHRISLSSNNVSEGAKKQSQSIEKISDSINGINTSIRDVADSIDMLSTSVMSSSSAILEMESTIKAVADNTEVLESSVEETSSAILEMSASIKQIADHADILADSAERTVLTVQEINLSIGTVEESAKKAALLSEKVSEDAALVGQQSVRKTMEGMDNIRSTMGKLSQVISELGRRSAEIGGILTIIDEVTDQTGLLALNAAILAAQSGEYGRGFAVVADEIKELAEKTAVSTKEIAQLIEDVQREVGDAVILTKEVSRSVDDGSKLSIESDAALSKILKSAKDSMVMNKLIEQSTTEQARSIKEVTDSITNVNSMIKYIAHATQEQNAGTHVIVAATERIREIAKMVRRATNEQAVGSGQIAETMANVSTKIQEIVIASNDQAKESQKIQNFSEEIRSITQSSVDIASEMATAVNLLAQQSELLDSQANKFKI